ttattcatttctattttcatCCAAAATTGATGAATCAATCAATGACAATAGTCTGAGGTAAGTGCTAAAGTGAGGAGCCCAATAGAGAATTGATTTAAGAAAATCCCCTTTTCGAATCCTATCAAAACCAAACAGTGTAAAAGATcagaaatcaataaaaactCTAATAATGAACAGATTTATTGTCCAAAAATATTTGAGAGATTTCAAGATGACAGGTTAGCAAAATAACCATTATGATATTTCGTTCTCAGCCAAGTGTAACTAATGAAAACTGTGAAAGGTGAATAAATTTCATTAGAGATCGTTAATACTGAAAATATATCATAGAGAATCATTTTCCTCAACACAGGACTTGAAACAAATATGTTGCAAATTAATCAAAAATGGTgacacattaaaatttttgcgaaatatggtttttctgTATACCTTCATATATGCCAATGGAAATAGGGCccaaaagaataaaataatcacaatcataaaatattgaaaatgatgatgTGTCAGAATCTAATGAGATTCAAAaacacaatttttcaatatcagTTTGGGCATTGTGAGAcattaaatttcataaattcacCCAAAGCCAAATGAATTTAGGAGTAATTACTGAAATGTTCAAAACACAAGATGGATGATTTCCCATTTCAATATTATATGGCCCATAACAAGGAAAATGGATAAACAATAAAACTTACCGATAGTGGGGATTGTAGTAACAATTTCTCCTAATTTAAGTTTATATAAAATTGTGGTTTTACCAGCAGCATCCAAACCAACCATCAATATTCTCATTTCCTTCTTCCCAAAGAGACCTTTAAATAAATTTGCGAAGACATTTCCCATTTTAACAATATAAAGTTTCCTGAAAGTGGAGAAATATGAATTAGATTCATCCAACAAGCATAAAACACCTATTCTGATGGTTTAATGAACAAAGAAACTCGAAATCTCTTACGATGGTGTGAGGTTACTATCAAATtctattctgacatattgattTAATATTTCACTAAACTGACATCACCATCTCATACCTTCTTAACTGAAATTGTTCACAAGAGACGAATTTCGAGACCTCTTCAATAACTTGAGAGCAGAAGAAATAAATTAGCTGAAGTTAAACGaggaaatatgatgaaaatacgAAGCCGACACGTCTGTCAGTTAACGTGTACTTTGTTGATCATTTGATGGTTTTCGTATGAATCATCACATTATAACATTACACTCATTTGGCAAAAAATCGGGACATATCTTTGCCCTACTTTTTACATACCCTTTTATAATAACACActataataaaagaaaaatccaCACATCCACTAAACCTCCCAAAATCTTGTCGAATGTCAATATGGCGGAAACAGAAGGAGAATTTGTACTTCGTGCCACGTCTTGACAGTACGGAAATCCAATTGGCTCGGCGGGATCACGTGAGCCAAAAATAGTTCGAAATACCTGTGTGGTTAACCTGAAAATGTTCAATCaactgaaattttcatgaatttttgagCTTAAATTCTGTTTTTTCCAGAAAGTGCGAGTGATATTacttaacaaaaaataaatatgtacCCGGATTCCCCTTTTACTGATACACTCGATACAAAGTTGGTGTACGAAGCGGAAAATGATTCATCACGTTCGTCATCAACTGATATAGTAATTTCTCTATGTTTCTCGATTTTCTATGTTTTTATTGGCGGTAATTTTCAGGattcaaatttcaaagaaatattcaaatggcTATGTACAGCTCCAAAAATATCCTCTTTTCGGATAAACACTCTGAAGACATCGAAGCAGGCAGTTCTTGAATCTTTAAAGCAGTATTTAAATACGGTAAGTTTAGCTCAATGGCGTTAATCTAGAAATTTATAAGATTATTTTAGGGTGAAGGAAAAGCAACTGCAAATTGTATTTTGCATGAAAGGGTGGAGGATACCCTTATTATACAATTTTCTCCAATTTCTTCGATAAATGTTCATCCAAAAGAAGTCGTAGTAGATAAAGATTGTGGGGCAGCAGTTCTCAGAGGCGCCCATATTTTTGCGCCAGGAGTTCTAGGAATGGTAAGCGGTGAGTATCTTTCGAAGTTATAAGAGAATTATTCCTTATTTTATCACGTCATTTGTATAGGCTGCCAAATAGGAGACGAAGTATCAATTTATGTTGATATTATGAAAACCTGTAAAAGGGGATTACAGAAACTATTTACTGGTTCGAAATTACATATAGGAAATGGTATAGTGAGAATGCAAAGGTCTGAACTTTATGGGGCAGATTTAAATCCCAGGTATATATTCCATCAAATTTTCGTCATCAGTGATCCTGATTTTCGACTTATTGACTTTCAGAGGTGTAGCGGTGGAGGTAACAGAAACAATATCCGGTTGTCCGCAAATCTCCGAAGATCTTTTTCCACCTGGAAAAATTCTTCTCCAGAATCTTCCTTCAATCATATGCGTTCATACTCTCGATCCTCAGCCAAACGAAGTAATATTGGATATGTGTGCAGCACCTGGTCACAAAACCTCGCACATCGCTTCACTCATGACAAATCAGGTGAGGAAAATTTAACTGAATTTTCGATAAATCTCGAAATCGAAAAGAGATATTAATATTCTACAAACTGCGGCCAAAGAGTCTTACTCTTTGCTGTGGCGACGGCAGGTGGCGCAGTCGCCGAttgttgcgttcacaaacttactccgagtAAGCTATGATTACTCTATAGAGACTCTTCTAGAGGTCTCTACCATTCATAGATcactcgaagcgttcacaaacttacctTTTTTCCTCGCAGTATGCTCTCTGAGATTACATGAAATTAATGCAGATCTATTTTTATTCAGGGTATCCTGATTGCCATCGATAAAACTGCGGGAAAGACGAAGCTTCTTGCAGAGCACTGCTTGCGTTTCGATGCAAAACCTCAAATTTATGTGGCAGATTCTTCCAAAATATTCAGCTCAAGCTCAACAAATAAGCCACTGGATGGGCCACCCTATCCAGCAAATTCTTTCGATAGAATATTGCTAGACGCACCATGCAGCGCTTTAGGTAAACGTCCACAATTAAGGAATGACATAACAAACAAAGTATTGAAGTCTTATGTGGCTTTACAGAAGAAACTATTCGTTGTGGTGAGTTAAAATTTCCGTCATGTCCCTGATGGATCAATTGATTTATATTCGTTTCTTCAGGCGGTTAATCTCCTCAAAAGCAACGGAATATTGGTTTACAGTACTTGTACAATAACATTGAGTGAAAACGAGGGAATTGTAGCTTGGGCTTTGAGAAAATTCGATTTAGAGTTGGTACAACCGAAAGTACATATCGGATCTCCAGGATTTGAAGGAACATCATTAACGAAGGAACAGTTGCATTTGGTCCAGAGGTTCGGACCTGAAACAGGAATTGATTCCATTGGATTCTTCATTGCctgttttagaaaaaaattaattagttAGAATGTTTCGTTAGAAATAAATCATACATCTCAAACGATATCTTTTTATTCTCCAAGATATTccctgaaaaaaataaaatgattttcATAAATACCGAGGACCA
Above is a window of Coccinella septempunctata chromosome 5, icCocSept1.1, whole genome shotgun sequence DNA encoding:
- the LOC123313316 gene encoding tRNA (cytosine(72)-C(5))-methyltransferase NSUN6; protein product: MYPDSPFTDTLDTKLVYEAENDSSRSSSTDIDSNFKEIFKWLCTAPKISSFRINTLKTSKQAVLESLKQYLNTGEGKATANCILHERVEDTLIIQFSPISSINVHPKEVVVDKDCGAAVLRGAHIFAPGVLGMVSGCQIGDEVSIYVDIMKTCKRGLQKLFTGSKLHIGNGIVRMQRSELYGADLNPRGVAVEVTETISGCPQISEDLFPPGKILLQNLPSIICVHTLDPQPNEVILDMCAAPGHKTSHIASLMTNQGILIAIDKTAGKTKLLAEHCLRFDAKPQIYVADSSKIFSSSSTNKPLDGPPYPANSFDRILLDAPCSALGKRPQLRNDITNKVLKSYVALQKKLFVVAVNLLKSNGILVYSTCTITLSENEGIVAWALRKFDLELVQPKVHIGSPGFEGTSLTKEQLHLVQRFGPETGIDSIGFFIACFRKKLIS